The Flavobacteriaceae bacterium 3519-10 genome includes a window with the following:
- a CDS encoding Glutamyl-tRNA synthetase, with protein MTKVRVRFAPSPTGPLHLGGVRTALYDYLFAKRQGGDFVVRIEDTDTARYVEGAEEYIMEALEWCGMIPDESPKHGGRYGPYRQSERRDIYDRYLEQMLKTDYAYLAFDTTEELDEIRKSYEEKGDVFAYNYITRNHLKNSLTLSAEEVQQLISDEVPYVVRFKMPVDRILNLEDIIRGKFAVNTNTLDDKVLVKQDGMPTYHFANIIDDHEMEISHVIRGEEWLPSLGLHYLLYEAMGWEKPQFAHLSLILKPEGKGKLSKRDGDKFGFPVFPLNFKDPETGTVSRGYREDGYLPEAFINMVALLGWSPANDREILSLEEMAAEFDLNKVHKAGARFNKEKAEWFNHEYLKLKSSEEVLPLLKQVEGITLNNCSDEKLLTVISLMKDRAVFVKDIYNDGIFFFEAPTVYDEKALKKAWNADAARIMNDLAVELENVDQFDAENLKSSIHTFAEGKSLGMGKVMMPLRLCLVGELKGPDVPDILQVLGKAECVSRIRNAVNNI; from the coding sequence ATGACTAAAGTAAGAGTGCGTTTTGCGCCAAGTCCTACCGGCCCACTTCATTTGGGTGGCGTGCGTACCGCGCTGTACGATTATCTTTTCGCCAAAAGACAGGGCGGTGATTTCGTAGTGAGAATTGAAGATACAGACACCGCAAGATATGTGGAAGGCGCTGAGGAGTATATAATGGAGGCTCTTGAGTGGTGCGGCATGATTCCCGATGAAAGCCCTAAACATGGCGGCAGATACGGCCCTTACCGCCAGTCCGAAAGACGCGATATTTACGACAGATACTTAGAACAGATGCTGAAAACAGATTATGCATATCTGGCCTTCGATACCACGGAAGAATTAGACGAAATACGCAAAAGTTACGAGGAAAAAGGCGACGTTTTTGCCTATAATTATATCACCAGAAATCACCTCAAAAATTCTCTGACGCTTTCAGCGGAAGAAGTTCAGCAGCTCATCAGCGACGAAGTTCCGTATGTGGTGAGGTTTAAAATGCCTGTTGACCGCATTCTGAACCTTGAAGATATTATCCGCGGAAAATTCGCCGTAAATACCAATACTTTAGACGATAAAGTGCTAGTGAAGCAGGACGGGATGCCTACTTATCACTTTGCCAACATCATTGATGACCACGAAATGGAGATTTCGCATGTCATACGCGGCGAAGAATGGCTGCCGTCTCTGGGTCTGCACTATTTATTATACGAAGCGATGGGTTGGGAGAAACCGCAGTTTGCGCATCTCTCACTTATTTTGAAACCTGAAGGAAAAGGAAAACTAAGCAAGCGCGACGGTGACAAATTTGGCTTTCCGGTATTTCCGTTAAATTTTAAAGACCCTGAAACCGGAACTGTTTCCCGCGGATACCGTGAAGACGGCTATCTTCCCGAAGCCTTCATCAATATGGTAGCGCTGCTGGGATGGAGCCCTGCGAACGACCGCGAAATTTTGTCTTTAGAAGAAATGGCAGCGGAATTTGACTTGAATAAAGTGCATAAAGCAGGCGCGCGTTTCAATAAAGAAAAGGCAGAGTGGTTCAATCACGAATATCTTAAACTGAAATCCAGTGAAGAAGTATTGCCGCTCCTTAAACAGGTTGAAGGTATTACGCTGAATAACTGCAGTGATGAAAAATTACTGACGGTGATTTCGCTGATGAAAGACCGCGCAGTTTTCGTAAAAGACATCTATAATGATGGCATTTTCTTTTTCGAAGCACCCACAGTTTACGACGAAAAAGCGCTTAAGAAGGCCTGGAATGCCGACGCGGCTCGGATAATGAATGATCTTGCTGTTGAACTTGAGAACGTAGATCAGTTTGATGCAGAAAACCTTAAAAGTTCCATCCATACGTTTGCTGAAGGTAAGAGTCTTGGTATGGGAAAAGTGATGATGCCGCTGCGCTTGTGTCTTGTAGGCGAGCTGAAGGGGCCGGATGTTCCGGATATTCTGCAGGTGCTTGGCAAAGCCGAATGTGTTTCAAGAATTAGAAATGCAGTGAATAATATCTGA
- a CDS encoding mannose-6-phosphate isomerase, with product MLEIGERPWGKYYVLEDETHFKLKRIEVNPGQRLSYQYHHHRQEFWTIVEGNAVVVLDDAEHHLTYGESIFIPQGAKHRIMNLSEKPVIFIEVQTGTYFGEDDIVRLEDDYDRKD from the coding sequence ATGCTAGAGATAGGCGAAAGACCGTGGGGAAAATACTATGTTTTGGAAGACGAGACCCATTTTAAATTAAAGAGAATTGAAGTAAATCCAGGCCAGCGGCTTTCTTACCAATATCACCATCACCGCCAGGAATTCTGGACCATCGTGGAGGGCAATGCTGTTGTAGTTTTAGATGACGCCGAGCATCACTTAACATACGGTGAAAGCATTTTCATTCCTCAGGGCGCAAAACACCGGATCATGAATCTGTCGGAAAAGCCGGTGATATTTATTGAGGTGCAGACCGGTACTTATTTTGGCGAAGACGACATTGTTAGGCTAGAGGATGATTATGACCGTAAGGATTAA
- a CDS encoding glycosyl transferase, group 1, with translation MKNKVLIDLERLRYPRSGIATIFSHLAQGLESLPQSNIQLNLFAPSEPSNSGFPVLRWKKWSKLNPFLGQKFDLVHVSHQLSSYFHNKPKHQKKIVTLHDLNFLHENFSESKLKRNISRVNKNLQNADVVVCISEFVKQDYLKNQHLFKIQANQEVEVIYNGLKFPDTSKLFDLGEFEFLNNKKYFLNIGVLFPKKNQLSILKTMHLLDEDLVLVVSGSKKEYEAEVLKYIKDNHLENRVHILRDISDDQKHALIQHCEAMIHPSLAEGFGIPPIEAMHFGKPVFLSRLTSLPEIGGEQAFYFDDFEPLAMSQTIKNGMDTYRFDLKLAANLKSWAQQFDYRKMAQDYYSLYKKVLAIS, from the coding sequence ATGAAAAATAAAGTCCTTATTGATCTCGAAAGGCTACGATATCCCAGATCAGGAATTGCCACTATATTTTCACACCTAGCGCAAGGGTTAGAAAGTCTGCCGCAAAGCAACATCCAACTCAATCTTTTCGCGCCTTCGGAACCTTCAAATTCCGGATTTCCTGTTTTGCGCTGGAAAAAATGGTCGAAGCTGAATCCGTTTCTGGGGCAAAAGTTCGATCTTGTGCATGTATCTCATCAGCTCTCATCCTACTTCCACAATAAACCAAAACATCAGAAAAAGATCGTCACGCTCCACGATCTGAATTTTCTTCACGAAAATTTCTCAGAAAGCAAACTCAAACGCAACATCAGTCGCGTAAACAAGAACCTGCAGAACGCGGATGTGGTGGTTTGTATTTCTGAATTTGTAAAACAGGATTATCTAAAAAACCAACATCTGTTTAAAATTCAGGCCAATCAGGAAGTAGAAGTGATTTATAACGGACTGAAATTTCCAGACACTTCCAAATTATTTGATTTGGGTGAATTTGAATTTTTAAATAACAAAAAATATTTTCTGAACATCGGCGTACTTTTCCCAAAGAAGAACCAACTTAGCATCCTCAAAACAATGCATTTACTGGATGAAGATTTGGTTTTGGTGGTTTCCGGAAGTAAAAAAGAATATGAAGCGGAAGTTTTAAAGTACATCAAAGACAATCACCTTGAAAACCGCGTTCATATCCTCCGCGATATTTCTGATGATCAAAAACATGCATTGATTCAGCATTGTGAGGCGATGATTCATCCCTCGCTGGCCGAAGGTTTCGGAATTCCGCCTATTGAGGCGATGCATTTCGGCAAACCGGTTTTTCTCAGCAGACTTACAAGCTTACCTGAGATTGGTGGCGAGCAGGCGTTCTATTTTGATGATTTTGAACCGCTAGCAATGTCTCAAACAATAAAAAACGGCATGGATACATACCGTTTTGATCTAAAGCTTGCAGCGAACCTGAAATCATGGGCCCAGCAGTTTGATTACCGCAAAATGGCTCAGGATTATTACTCCCTGTATAAAAAAGTTCTTGCTATTTCCTGA
- a CDS encoding Ornithine aminotransferase — protein sequence MQTINRTSQSYIELEEKHGAHNYHPLPVVLERGEGVFVWDVEGKKYYDFLSAYSAVNQGHSHPKIVDAMINQAQKLALTSRAFHSSNLGEYEKKITLLFGFDKVLPMNSGAEAVETAVKLARKWSYEVKGIAENSAKIIVCENNFHGRTTTIVSFSNDPDANRNYGPFTPGFVKIPYNDLSALEEALENDAENIAGFLVEPIQGEAGVYVPDEGYLKSALKLCQKYNVLFIADEVQTGIARTGKLIACHHEGVQPDILILGKALSGGMYPVSAVLANDSIMNVIQPGQHGSTFGGNPLACAVATAALDVVADENLSEKAEKMGQLFRSEIEKIIASTDLVNGVRGKGLLNAILINDTPESKTAWNLCLALKENGLLAKPTHGNIIRLAPPLVITEEQIHDCVAIIEKTVLEFRK from the coding sequence ATGCAAACGATCAACCGCACATCCCAATCCTATATCGAACTCGAAGAAAAACATGGCGCACACAATTACCATCCGTTACCGGTTGTTCTTGAACGCGGCGAAGGCGTTTTTGTGTGGGATGTTGAAGGTAAAAAATATTACGACTTTCTTTCCGCTTATTCGGCTGTAAATCAGGGTCATTCGCATCCGAAAATCGTTGATGCAATGATAAATCAGGCGCAGAAATTAGCCCTGACGTCGCGCGCGTTCCACAGCTCAAATCTAGGCGAATACGAAAAAAAGATCACCTTACTTTTTGGTTTTGATAAAGTGCTTCCGATGAATTCCGGCGCTGAAGCCGTTGAAACTGCTGTGAAATTAGCCCGAAAATGGAGTTATGAAGTAAAAGGGATTGCAGAAAATTCGGCCAAAATTATCGTTTGCGAAAATAACTTCCACGGAAGAACAACTACCATCGTTTCGTTTTCGAATGATCCGGATGCCAACCGGAATTACGGACCTTTTACGCCAGGTTTCGTTAAAATTCCTTACAATGATCTGTCGGCATTGGAAGAGGCGTTGGAAAATGATGCTGAAAATATCGCGGGCTTCCTTGTGGAACCCATCCAGGGCGAAGCCGGCGTTTACGTTCCTGATGAAGGTTATTTAAAATCAGCCTTAAAACTTTGCCAAAAATATAATGTACTTTTTATTGCGGATGAAGTGCAGACCGGGATTGCGAGAACCGGAAAACTGATCGCCTGCCATCACGAAGGGGTTCAACCCGACATCTTAATCCTTGGAAAGGCACTTTCCGGAGGTATGTATCCTGTTTCTGCGGTTCTGGCGAATGACAGTATTATGAATGTAATTCAGCCTGGTCAGCACGGTTCTACCTTTGGAGGTAATCCGCTTGCGTGTGCTGTGGCAACCGCTGCACTGGATGTGGTGGCTGATGAAAATCTTTCGGAAAAAGCTGAGAAAATGGGTCAGCTTTTCAGATCAGAAATCGAAAAAATTATTGCTTCGACCGATCTGGTTAACGGCGTGCGCGGCAAAGGTCTTCTAAATGCGATCTTAATCAACGACACGCCCGAAAGTAAAACCGCCTGGAATCTTTGTTTAGCTTTAAAGGAAAACGGCCTGCTCGCAAAACCTACGCACGGAAACATCATCCGACTCGCGCCGCCTTTGGTAATCACTGAAGAGCAGATCCACGACTGTGTTGCGATTATTGAAAAAACGGTATTGGAATTCAGGAAATAG
- a CDS encoding acetyl-CoA carboxylase, biotin carboxylase produces the protein MFKKILIANRGEIAMRILRTCKEMGIKTVAVYSTADKDSLHVRFADEAVCIGPPMSKDSYLKISNIIAAAEITNADAIHPGYGFLSENSNFSRICQENGIKFIGATPDQIDRMGDKANAKATMKEAGVPCVPGSEGLIDSYETAAKLAAEMGYPVMIKATAGGGGKGMRAVWKAEDLHEHWDSAVQEATAAFGNGGMYMEKLIVEPRHIEIQVAGDQYGKACHLSERDCSVQRRNQKLTEETPSPFMTDELREKMGAAAVKAAEYIKYEGVGTIEFLVDKDRNFYFMEMNTRIQVEHPITEQVVDYDLIREQILLASGSPISGKNYYPKLHSIECRINAEDPYNDFRPSPGKITGLNIPGGHGIRVDTHVYAGYSIPSNYDSMIAKLITTAQTRDEAIAKMRRALEEFYVEGVKTTIPFHRQLMEDENYLAGNYTTKFMEDFVMDRSYDH, from the coding sequence ATGTTCAAAAAAATATTGATTGCCAACAGAGGCGAGATAGCCATGCGGATTCTTCGCACCTGCAAAGAAATGGGCATAAAGACCGTCGCCGTATATTCCACCGCAGATAAAGACAGTCTGCACGTGAGATTTGCGGACGAAGCGGTATGTATTGGCCCTCCGATGAGCAAAGATTCTTATTTAAAGATTTCAAATATCATCGCCGCTGCAGAAATTACAAACGCAGACGCCATTCATCCAGGCTACGGTTTCCTGTCAGAAAATTCTAACTTTTCACGTATCTGCCAGGAAAACGGTATTAAATTTATCGGTGCTACTCCCGACCAGATCGACCGCATGGGCGATAAAGCCAATGCGAAAGCCACGATGAAGGAAGCCGGTGTACCTTGCGTACCCGGATCAGAAGGTTTAATTGATTCTTACGAAACTGCAGCTAAACTTGCAGCTGAAATGGGTTATCCTGTAATGATCAAAGCTACAGCAGGTGGTGGCGGAAAAGGGATGCGCGCAGTTTGGAAAGCCGAAGACCTTCATGAACACTGGGATTCTGCAGTGCAGGAAGCTACTGCCGCATTCGGCAATGGTGGTATGTACATGGAAAAACTTATTGTTGAACCGCGCCACATCGAAATTCAGGTTGCAGGAGACCAATACGGCAAAGCTTGCCATTTATCTGAAAGAGACTGCTCTGTACAACGCAGAAACCAGAAACTGACGGAAGAAACTCCATCGCCGTTCATGACGGATGAGCTCCGTGAGAAAATGGGCGCCGCAGCCGTAAAAGCGGCAGAATACATTAAATATGAAGGCGTTGGAACCATCGAGTTCCTTGTAGATAAAGACCGCAATTTCTATTTTATGGAAATGAACACGCGTATTCAGGTAGAACATCCTATTACCGAACAGGTTGTGGATTATGATCTGATTCGTGAGCAGATTTTGCTGGCGTCCGGCAGCCCGATTTCAGGTAAAAATTATTACCCTAAACTTCATTCGATTGAATGTAGAATTAACGCGGAGGATCCTTACAACGATTTCCGTCCTTCACCGGGCAAAATCACGGGCCTTAACATTCCGGGAGGGCACGGTATCCGTGTGGACACCCACGTATATGCGGGATATTCTATTCCGTCCAACTACGATTCGATGATTGCCAAACTTATTACCACTGCACAGACCCGCGACGAAGCCATCGCTAAGATGCGCCGCGCTTTGGAGGAGTTTTATGTGGAAGGTGTGAAGACAACAATTCCGTTTCACCGCCAGTTGATGGAAGATGAAAATTATCTTGCCGGAAACTACACGACGAAATTTATGGAAGATTTTGTGATGGATAGAAGTTATGATCATTAA
- a CDS encoding Biotin carboxyl carrier protein of acetyl-CoA carboxylase, with translation MDIKDIQNLIKFVSRAEVSEVKYKTKDFEITIKTPLGGNEVTYMQQPGVYHSAPQHAPGSAPSVPASQNAPAAAAEPAAEDSNFITIKSPMIGTFYRKPSPDKDVFVNVGDEVSAGKVVCVIEAMKLFNQIESEISGKIVKILVDDATPVEYDQPLFLVDPS, from the coding sequence ATGGACATAAAAGACATCCAGAATCTTATTAAATTTGTTTCCAGAGCAGAAGTTTCTGAAGTAAAATACAAAACAAAAGATTTCGAAATCACTATTAAAACTCCACTCGGCGGCAACGAAGTAACTTACATGCAGCAGCCTGGGGTTTACCATTCAGCACCACAGCACGCTCCGGGTTCGGCACCCTCTGTACCCGCATCGCAAAATGCTCCGGCAGCAGCAGCAGAGCCTGCGGCTGAAGACAGTAATTTCATCACCATTAAATCCCCGATGATCGGTACTTTCTACAGAAAACCATCTCCGGATAAAGATGTCTTTGTAAACGTAGGCGACGAGGTTTCGGCCGGGAAAGTAGTATGTGTAATCGAAGCGATGAAGCTTTTCAACCAGATAGAATCAGAAATTTCAGGTAAAATCGTGAAGATTCTTGTGGATGATGCAACTCCGGTAGAGTACGACCAACCTTTGTTCTTAGTAGATCCGTCTTAA
- a CDS encoding LSU ribosomal protein L32p codes for MAHPKRRQSSTRRDKRRTHYKAEVPQLAKDATSGEMHLYHRAHWFEGKMYYRGKVVMEKTTETEVEN; via the coding sequence ATGGCACATCCAAAGAGAAGACAATCGTCCACAAGAAGAGATAAGAGAAGAACGCATTACAAAGCGGAAGTTCCGCAATTGGCTAAAGATGCAACTTCTGGTGAAATGCACCTTTACCACCGCGCACATTGGTTCGAAGGTAAAATGTACTACAGAGGTAAAGTAGTAATGGAGAAAACCACAGAAACAGAAGTAGAAAACTAG
- a CDS encoding 4-hydroxythreonine-4-phosphate dehydrogenase: MSSRPHKVRVGISIGDFNGIGPEIIMKTLKDKSITDFFTPIIFGSGKLFTYQKNIFKLQINFNYITEALQAQSDKINMVNLTADNVNVDLGKPTEESTRMAIESLEAATDALVRGDIDVLVTAPINKDEMIKHGFAHAGHTGYLEEKFQKKGLMFLVSEGLKVAVSTHHIPISQVAENISKEKIKKQIKILNQCLIEDFQISLPKIAVLGLNPHAGDGGVIGNEEIEIIQPAVKDVFDNGILAFGAFPADSFFQPSKYTKFDAVLAMYHDQGLAPFKTLAYEEGVNYTAGLPYIRTSPDHGVAYDIAGQNLADEQSFSEAIFMAIKIFKNRQEYNDLMANRMKPRRSTVGSGVDEDLPRENSH, from the coding sequence ATGAGTTCCAGGCCCCATAAAGTGAGAGTAGGTATTTCGATTGGCGATTTCAACGGCATAGGCCCGGAGATCATCATGAAGACGCTGAAAGACAAGTCGATAACCGATTTTTTCACCCCTATAATTTTTGGGTCAGGCAAGCTTTTTACCTATCAGAAAAATATTTTCAAGCTGCAGATCAACTTCAATTATATTACTGAAGCTTTGCAGGCCCAGAGCGACAAAATCAATATGGTGAATCTCACCGCTGATAACGTAAATGTGGATCTTGGAAAACCTACTGAAGAATCCACGCGCATGGCAATCGAATCTCTTGAAGCGGCTACAGATGCTCTGGTGAGAGGTGATATTGATGTGCTGGTTACAGCGCCCATCAACAAAGATGAAATGATAAAGCACGGTTTTGCGCATGCAGGCCACACCGGTTATCTTGAGGAGAAATTCCAGAAAAAAGGGCTTATGTTTTTGGTGAGCGAGGGCCTGAAGGTGGCGGTTTCAACGCATCATATTCCTATTTCACAGGTGGCGGAAAATATTTCAAAAGAAAAAATCAAGAAACAGATTAAAATCCTCAATCAGTGTCTGATTGAAGATTTCCAGATCAGTCTGCCGAAAATCGCAGTGTTGGGGCTCAACCCGCATGCCGGCGACGGTGGTGTAATCGGGAACGAAGAAATTGAGATCATTCAGCCAGCAGTAAAAGATGTTTTTGATAACGGAATCCTTGCATTTGGAGCTTTTCCCGCAGACAGTTTTTTCCAGCCGAGCAAATACACAAAGTTCGATGCCGTTCTAGCGATGTACCACGATCAGGGACTGGCACCGTTTAAAACTTTGGCGTACGAAGAAGGCGTTAATTACACGGCCGGCCTTCCTTACATCAGAACATCACCGGATCATGGGGTGGCGTACGACATTGCCGGACAAAATCTTGCCGATGAGCAGAGTTTTTCCGAAGCAATCTTTATGGCGATCAAAATTTTTAAAAATCGTCAGGAGTATAACGATCTGATGGCAAACAGGATGAAGCCGCGGCGAAGTACCGTGGGAAGCGGGGTTGACGAGGATCTTCCGCGCGAAAACAGTCATTGA
- a CDS encoding Riboflavin synthase alpha chain: MFTGIIEATATVEKIETIGENINFTLSCPFTDELKIDQSLAHNGCCLTVVETSDKTYRVTAVAETLQKTNLGRWTAGTEVNLERCLKMDGRLDGHMVQGHVDQTATVERIEDRDGSFLVTIRHNETADFMTVPQGSITVNGISLTVAASNPGEFSVAIIPYTWEFTNMKKIKVGDLVNLEFDIIGKYVTKLMKKNAIL; this comes from the coding sequence ATGTTTACCGGAATTATTGAAGCTACCGCGACTGTCGAAAAAATTGAGACTATCGGCGAAAATATCAATTTCACCCTCAGCTGCCCTTTCACGGACGAGCTTAAAATAGACCAAAGCTTGGCGCACAACGGCTGCTGCCTCACTGTGGTAGAAACATCAGATAAAACCTACCGTGTTACCGCTGTCGCCGAAACGCTTCAGAAAACCAATCTTGGCCGCTGGACCGCCGGTACCGAAGTTAATTTGGAACGTTGTTTGAAGATGGATGGAAGACTGGACGGCCATATGGTGCAGGGGCACGTAGACCAAACCGCAACAGTAGAACGGATTGAAGATCGAGACGGAAGTTTTCTTGTTACGATTCGGCACAATGAAACAGCCGATTTTATGACGGTTCCGCAAGGTTCAATCACTGTAAACGGAATCAGCCTGACAGTAGCCGCAAGTAACCCGGGAGAATTTTCAGTAGCAATTATCCCCTATACATGGGAATTCACGAACATGAAGAAGATTAAAGTTGGGGATTTGGTAAATCTGGAATTCGATATCATCGGAAAATACGTAACGAAACTTATGAAAAAAAATGCCATTCTCTAA
- a CDS encoding nitrogen regulation protein ntrY produces MPFSKYKGYSLRNKVFWGFLTICLLSIVSSSILSYFILRNNAVQQSQTDLQKKSESLMSALDYSVSHIQVDSKDLPKILTNDIFEIADINNQDIIIYDLSGKFLISNKDINLIAQKKIPIDVLNTVLKKDGRVDFLTYDQNIDANVTSSYTILKNNMLQPIGIVYFPYYHNDSSYFSVFNKYLNYILIVNLLIIALAVWLSWIISNNLTKAVTRFSDMVNKITLFEKDLQPIRYYQNDELNQLVKAYNKMILQIKEQKERLSFREKEEAWREMAKQVAHEVKNPLTPMKLTIQNFERKFNPEDPDIHNKVKTLSKTLVEQIDLVATVASAFSQFAQLPEKNNEMFDINKEIRNILNVFSDPGIYFHSNKTSIMVEMDKNYLSGIITNLVANARQARGDDQESPINVDVEQRQKRVTITVQDNGTGIPEELFDRIFEPNFTSKTGGTGLGLTMVRKMVEDYRGDISVESETGKGTTFIIHLPTNV; encoded by the coding sequence ATGCCATTCTCTAAATACAAAGGTTACAGTTTACGGAACAAGGTTTTCTGGGGATTCCTCACGATTTGCCTGCTGAGTATCGTAAGCTCTTCTATCCTTTCCTATTTTATTTTAAGAAATAACGCGGTACAGCAAAGCCAGACAGATCTCCAAAAAAAATCGGAGTCGCTGATGTCTGCGCTGGATTATTCCGTAAGCCATATTCAGGTAGATTCTAAAGATCTGCCTAAAATCCTGACAAACGATATTTTCGAGATTGCCGACATTAATAACCAGGATATTATCATCTACGACCTTTCAGGCAAATTTTTAATCTCCAACAAAGACATCAACCTCATTGCCCAAAAAAAGATACCCATCGATGTGCTGAATACGGTACTTAAAAAAGATGGCCGAGTGGATTTTCTGACCTATGACCAAAATATCGACGCAAACGTTACGTCCTCTTACACAATCCTGAAAAACAACATGCTGCAGCCAATCGGTATCGTTTATTTTCCATACTACCACAACGACAGTTCTTATTTCAGCGTCTTTAATAAATATCTCAATTATATCCTGATTGTAAATCTGCTGATTATTGCGCTGGCTGTTTGGCTCAGCTGGATTATCTCGAACAACCTCACCAAGGCGGTAACCCGGTTTTCGGATATGGTAAACAAAATTACGCTGTTCGAAAAAGACCTTCAGCCCATCCGTTATTACCAGAATGATGAACTTAACCAGCTGGTAAAGGCATACAATAAGATGATTCTGCAGATTAAGGAGCAGAAAGAGCGGCTTAGTTTCCGGGAAAAAGAGGAAGCCTGGCGCGAAATGGCCAAGCAGGTTGCCCACGAGGTGAAGAATCCGCTCACGCCGATGAAACTTACCATTCAGAACTTCGAAAGAAAATTTAACCCTGAAGATCCGGATATCCATAACAAAGTGAAAACTCTCAGCAAGACGCTGGTCGAACAGATTGACCTTGTGGCCACCGTTGCAAGTGCTTTTTCGCAGTTTGCGCAGCTGCCTGAAAAGAACAACGAAATGTTCGATATCAACAAGGAGATCAGGAATATCCTGAACGTGTTCAGTGACCCGGGCATCTATTTCCACTCCAATAAAACTTCGATCATGGTCGAAATGGACAAAAATTATCTTTCAGGAATCATTACAAATCTTGTAGCTAATGCAAGGCAGGCACGTGGCGATGATCAGGAAAGCCCCATCAATGTAGATGTGGAGCAGCGCCAAAAACGCGTAACCATTACTGTTCAGGACAATGGCACCGGAATTCCCGAGGAACTTTTCGACAGGATTTTCGAGCCTAATTTTACGTCTAAAACCGGCGGCACCGGACTTGGCCTTACGATGGTAAGAAAAATGGTCGAAGATTACAGGGGCGATATTTCTGTGGAGTCGGAAACGGGAAAAGGCACAACTTTCATCATTCATCTTCCTACAAACGTCTGA